In Streptomyces sp. HUAS ZL42, the DNA window CTCACCACCTGCACCCCGGAGTACACGTCCAAGTACCGCCTGGTGGTGTGGGGCAAGCTCACCTCGATGCGGCCGCGCTGAGGGCCGTGCACCCCGGTGACGGTCCAGTACATGAACAGGGGATTGCGGACTGGACGGTCGCCTTGGAGGATCGACCAGTCCTCCGATGGCTGCACACATCGACGGGGCGCCCGCGATCGAGGGAGATTGTGATCATGAAGCTGCTGCGAGTCGGTACGGCGGGAGCGGAGCGGCCCGCGCTGCTCGACGCCGAGGGAATCCTGCGGGACCTGTCGGGCGTGGTGACCGACATCGACGGGGCGCTGCTGGCCGACGACACGGCGTTCGCCCGGGTCTGCGCCGCCGCCGAGAGCGGTGAGCTGCCCGCGCTGGACGCGACGGGGCTGCGGATCGGGCCGCCGCTGGGGCGGATCGGCAAGATCGTGTGCATCGGGCTGAACTATCACGACCATGCGCGGGAGACGGGTGCCGAGCCGCCCGCCGAGCCGGTCATCTTCTTCAAGGCCGCGGACACGGTGGTCGGGCCCAACGACACGGTGCTCGTCCCTCGCGGGTCCACCAAGACCGACTGGGAGGTGGAGCTGGCGGTCGTCATCGGGCGCACGGCACGCTATCTGGAGTCGGTGGAGGAGGGGCTCGCGCACGTCGCCGGGTACGCCGTCGCGCACGACGTGTCCGAGCGGGAGTTCCAGATCGAGCGGGGCGGGACCTGGGACAAGGGCAAGAACTGCGAGACGTTCAATCCGCTGGGGCCGTGGCTGGTGACGGCGGACGAGGTACCGGACCCGCAGAAGCTGGCGCTGCGGCTGTGGGTCAACGGGGAGCTGAAGCAGGACGGGACCACGGCGGAGCAGATCTTCGCCGTGGGGGAGGTCGTGCGGTACGTCAGCCAGTTCATGACGCTGTATCCGGGTGACGTGATCAACACGGGGACGCCGGCGGGGGTCGCGCTCGGACACCCCGAGCCGAAGCCGTTCCTCCGGGCCGGGGACGTCGTGGAGCTGGAGATCGAGGGGCTGGGCCGTCAGCGGCAGGAGTTCAAGAACGCGTAGCGGCTCCGCGGGGAGGGCCGGGGGACTGCGGTGAGCGGTCCGCCGCGGGTCGTTCGCGGCCGGTCGCGCCCACGCGGCGGAGCCGCATATCGCTACGGCCTCGCGCCCCTGAGCGAGTCGACTCACGCCTTCAGGAAGTGCTCCAGCGCCTCCACCACGAACCTGTGGTCCGCCAACTGCGGCAGGCCGCTCACCGTCACCGTGCCGATCACGCCGACGCCCTCGACGTTGATCGGGAAGGAGCCGCCGTGGGCCGCGTACACGTCCGGGTCCAGGCGGGAGGACTCCTCGAACGTCGTGCCCTTGGCGCGGAAGCGAGCGCCGACCAGGTAGGAGGCGGAGCCGTAGCGCTCGACGACGCGGCGCTTGCGGTCGATCCAGGCGTCGTTGTCGGGGGTGGAT includes these proteins:
- a CDS encoding heme-degrading domain-containing protein, with the translated sequence MSTHELTPKFHPEITPSIEELEAQERRLVFREFTYDDAWALGSLLVDLARERQAPVAIDIHRAGQQLFHAALAGSTPDNDAWIDRKRRVVERYGSASYLVGARFRAKGTTFEESSRLDPDVYAAHGGSFPINVEGVGVIGTVTVSGLPQLADHRFVVEALEHFLKA
- a CDS encoding fumarylacetoacetate hydrolase family protein; its protein translation is MKLLRVGTAGAERPALLDAEGILRDLSGVVTDIDGALLADDTAFARVCAAAESGELPALDATGLRIGPPLGRIGKIVCIGLNYHDHARETGAEPPAEPVIFFKAADTVVGPNDTVLVPRGSTKTDWEVELAVVIGRTARYLESVEEGLAHVAGYAVAHDVSEREFQIERGGTWDKGKNCETFNPLGPWLVTADEVPDPQKLALRLWVNGELKQDGTTAEQIFAVGEVVRYVSQFMTLYPGDVINTGTPAGVALGHPEPKPFLRAGDVVELEIEGLGRQRQEFKNA